The Metarhizium brunneum chromosome 3, complete sequence DNA window gatgattcctcatagtctttggtaatgaaagttcgtagttgtttgtcgatattcttttcttgatagcgaatggtcctaattttttgtagtccaatttgtcgcttggtcgcgttgttttgatgtttcgtcggagtaggtagaccatgtctccctccccaaagattggtcccttcgatcttttacgattatggtattgtgccattctgtttcgtacgaattccaattcgtgtcgcatttcttcgtgcaatctcttcagttcatctgcttgcagcatcgctcgttctgcttgcggtccttcgcgctgtgttcgaaatacttcgggattaaatccgtaattggcgtaggctggtgtttgctttgtcgattctgatatcgagctattgtaagccaattgcgctgtaggtaaccatttaacccaatcgtcctgttgatgattgatgtaacatcgtagatactgttcaagcgtctggttcaatctttccgtctgtccatctgtctgtggatggtatgcggtgcttaacttgtgattcgttccaagttgtgccataagtgcttgccaaaacttagaagtaaatgtacttcctctgtccgatatgatttcttctggcagtccatggttacttgctattgttcgtaagaacacatatgcaagttcttctgcattgcttgcttctctgtacggtaaaaagtatccgtattttgtgagtctatccgtgaccacgaatatgctgtcatattccacgttggtcattggttcttttgacattggtagcttcgtaatatgatcgaaagctatcgattcccatggtcgtgttggtactggtaatggttgcagttctccgtatggcttatgtcgtgaagccttactttttccgcattgtatgcattcgttgacaaccttttcgaccattttcttgattcctgagaaatcgtattgtcgtcgtatcttatccagtgtcttgcggattccttgatgtccgtagactggatgttcatgcatttctttgatgcattcttcttgtaattctggtggtatccagattttctctccatacattggtactcctcctgggtggcatgtgcatcccgtcggtacgtccccaatgtgttgtatattgtctgttgcccattggtgtattttgccgtatactgggtcttctttctgtactttcaatatggcattcagttgtttctgctggaaattgccatttttattgatctcaaggagtggtcctgttgctgtaggtactcctgtatcgtagtcgcttcttcgacttagagcgtctgctcgtccgttctcggatccttttcgatggatgatttcgtagtcgaattctgaaagatattcggcccatcgaatttgtcgtccattcaattgttgcgtcgtcgcaaaatgagagatgttcttatgatcggtatacaccttaactttgtgtttgcttcccatgagatagtgtctaaattccttgaaagcattgatgattgctaggaattctttgtcgtagatggggtagttgagttctgctccatgaagtttcttcgagtagaacgcaatagggtgtagttttccgtcatcgtctctttgtccaacttgtgctcctagagcaaagtctgatgagtcggtttctagttccgtttctttttctgggtcgaaggttctcaaaacaggttcggatgtgatgagttctttgatcttgtcaaaggcacattgcgcctcatcgttccaattccactgcttatccttcttggtgagttcatccaagggtgctgcgatttcgccgtagctcttgatgaatctcctgtaatagttcgcaaagcctctaaagctttgtatgtccttgacattcttcggtgttggccagttccttactgcctcaatctttgtcttttccattcgtatctcgtttggtcgtatcgtgtgtcctaggaagtctacttcctgggtatggaatttgctttttgctggttccactagtaacttcgcgtcttgtagcgcttgtagtaccttgtgtacatgtcttttgtggtcttccagggtttttgagaagatcagtatatcgtccagatacactaccacaaaattgtccaaatattttcgtagtacgctgttgatcattcgttggaatgtcgctggtgcgttggtaagcccgaatggcattaccaggtattcgaatagtccgaacttcgttctaaaggctgtcttccattcatggcctttctttattcgaatcaaattgtatgctcccttcaggtccaaagcggtgaaccaattcattccgtgcaatcggtcccgtagttccgatattagtggcaacggtgttcgatccttcatggtaatcgcgttcaatcgccgatagtccactactaaccgcagtttcccgtttttctttggaacaaacataactgggtatccagcttctgatgtggatgctctgatgtagcctttcgctaacatctcgtcgatgtactcccgtagtgtttcgagttctcttgcgtttaagttgtaaatcttatggaatgttgtcgactttccgtctatcaattcaatctgatgatcccattggctgtgttctggtaatccggtttctaattcttctgcgaataatttttcgtatttccggtattccttagggatattcttgagtctttcttctttcgttattgggcttttgtcgtctttatcgttctcgttcctcttttctccttcgagtttcttgtttgtgttcgcgaggtctttccttaaggtggcaataacctttcggatcttggcttttgtcttcttgttgcttattgttgttcgtatcccggtttgtagcgccgtcgaggtcgttacggtggatccaattgttttgactgcttttctgccgcttgtttgttgtcgttggtccttggataacttgcttgaaggttctttttcttcagaactctgttcatgagctaagttatgacgaaatttcgttctttcttccgaattctgctgattctgttggcctgaagtctcgttccacttcagttggcctgtcctccagttgatcagtgggttactctcccataaccatgggtaccctaacactaggtcgtgttccgatacgtccataacatcgagttgaatcacttctgaatgactttgaatctgtacttcgagatgatcagtctcttggttaatgattccgtcattataggcaaaaagttttccttcgatatcagttaactcgtatggtgcctctttgtgtttccacggtagttggtaacgattcacaactctgggtgagatatagttgcccatcgcgccactgtccacaagtatgcgaacgcgatgtcccatgacttcggcgtctaataccattttgtcgcttcgtccgttctgggttgcgttgagggtcattagcgtctttcttttcatgccagcctgtagcccttttacagatggcgtgcctcgttttttgagttttccggaatagattcttctgcgatttgtcgtttcatttcttggtaccattctgtaggtccagttccgttttgcgggtgcttgaagcaaaacccatcgtcaaacatttgacataggcgattgtaaatttggtttttcatttctccgtgtttttcgcatcttgggttgtcgcagtttaccgcatatttcctgttgcatctggggttgaacttctgttcgttgtaccacttatccaactgttgttcactgtggtatgttgattctgtggttcccctggggtctttctgttcgagtatgtctaatgctcgctgtgtccgtttgtatgctgctggtgttccacattgccacttgtgccattccctggccttatctaccatatgttctgaacaattaggtagtgggcataccatgtggtcttttgtttcacatcgaggtgacttgagtagtaactcccttctgtgtgttgggatttttccctcatacacatactgatgccactgcctgttcttcgtatgtacatgtaactggcatgtgtctgattcacatacgtccgtaggatctgtatgagctcggcatttgatgggtgtgtttgaatcgggttccaagatcatcgtttgatcgttattgattatcttcactctccattctaggagttcccatctgaagtatggtgctttgatcggatatcctttcatcctgatcggaaacgcatccaatcgtgccttggtttgaaagtgtgcctggcacattgcaaacgcgcatgatgcccatgctaaacgtgtatgttccgcgtgtcttggtgagagtctaggatcgtcttccttctctccttccggaaaccatagtgtctggttttccattgccgtggtggtgtccactgctagaataggaattgcgaaatgttttcctgttggtgcggggaaatatcgctgtacagcttgttcttgtgtggctgtcagccttgcaggcgtttcttcctcgcttcgttcgtcttcggacgcttctggagtatctaggattgcgttgtcgtcatcgacgctcatttcccttactctatcttccggttcgtcgaaggtggtgaggatttgtgcgtcttgctcctccctatattgttgttcccttcgattcttccttgcttctgcttgttgtcgcacccaatcgagaatttcttggtgcgagtcttcgtccaaatattctggcgattttggttcatggagttcctttcgtcccgtcattgcaagcgttctcttttccattgattgttcgtccaggtcttcttgtaccagttgtttggctacttgcagtccgtttcctatgaagttcataattttcttctttggttttcttggttcttttggaaaccatcctctttcttgtttgctgctcatgtgaacgtagcagttgtcgtcatagcagaaggtccagttgaggttcttatgttccacctctgattcggtaacttcgattttctgttggttagtagaattgagttgtttcttacctccttctggtactggcttccattctttcctgggtttcttgcatttattggcgaaatgtcctggttttccgcagttgtagcatttcttttcctttttgtcgtctttcttggtagcgtcaagctccattcgtccagggttaagagtgtgaccataggcaataggttcgtcacgctttctgcgttgattggcttggtaactcttccctttggcagggctccaggttcctttaccctgtttcttctgtatgcgtcgctgatactgtctgtcgtcgattcgtaccgccatagcgatgtagtccgataagttgtctggtctgttctccctgtagagttcatctttgacttcttccttaagtcctttatagaaagctgacataagaggttcgtcctcccagtcaagctgagatgcaagttgtctgaagcgagcggcataatcggatgccgatcccttctgcttgagcccgtcgatgtagtactcagcagccctagcttcgtcaactgttccaaaggcctttttgatagctttttcgaattcatcgtaactttcgaaaatggtgttggtttcttcttcgcggtcgtctttttctttgttaaggtagtccctcataatgggttcaaaccatgcgagtgccactcccgtcatacaccctcctgcgtgcagtaccttggcagaggattcttccattttggtcgggaattgtcggtggtaagccctgagttgagtgaggaatccttgaagcgcacccggggatccgtcgtacggtcctggtgccctgggtctaaggatttctcccaagtcctttttaattgtggccgcagtcgtggcttgttcctgccgttcttcttccatctgttggacccgttcccgaaggcgtatgatctcagcaagcatgtcgtgagcagagatggtggttggtccctctcgggtttcattggatccagatgcggtggtagtctcgcgtggtgccatgttgacagttatcaggtattgctcagagtgacgcggtagtagtctgaacaagagctttcaacgtgtaacggctaaggttcccaagggataaactagtcgtagtttatgttggcagagccactagggcagtcaatctgagcagttgggtgttacgttggtaataggtcgtagaccgtaaccaagtgatcagagtcaaagagttgtaagcgaggcttattcaatgtaatgatctgtgttgaaagctaaggagctagaggctatctatgaagcgaatttgggggtccctatatactacggttgctagttatcgcggaggtgagcatcctcgatgctcacttccaaacactggtgagcgttgtgcatgctcacttataataactgagcgtccttcccattggtcctgtcgtgccgaccaatgttccgtggcccgtcatgcctgtgccgcccggcggctccatgcagccggcccaacctgcagcctacgtgctgggtcgtaacaataagctaatataaaaagaaaaatactaataacttttaatataatctaagataaataaagtaataaaataatattaaatactaaaattataagatattatatttatatacttataaataataatataataagtaattatattttatttaaagttattaattattattaattattataaaaatataaaaaaatattatataagttaattaatattaaaggaaaactttttacttataataataaaattattaattaaaaaattaattattttaaagtataaatttaaagttatttagaaataatttaacttaatattataaatatattagaatataatttaatattaaagtatttataattataaaaaaataatttattaattaactaaaaaataagctaattaaagtaaaataaaattttaagctaataaaattaataaaatttaaaaaaaaaaaaaaatttttattataatttagcttataaataaaattctaaaaaaaagaaacctttaaataaattatttaaaaactaataataataaataaataatataaaaataataaatataaggaaaaaaataattagatttattataataattttaataatattataaactaaaatataaataataataaataataaaaaaataaaagctaaaatttaaaaaattattattattttaaaaaaaaaccttataaatataaataagaaatttaaaaaaaaaaaaaataataataataaaaataataaaagcttaataataaaagaaaaaaaacttaaaaatatccctaaaaaatactaaaaatataaaaagttatttataaaaaaattaaaaactaaattattaaaatataattaataaaattattaaattaaattaataaaattattaaattaaattaataaataaaaagttaataatattttataaaatttataatttaaatataaaaaaacttaaaatattataaaagtatattaataaaatattaataaaaagctatattaaaatatttatattaaaagctaaatacttaattatatttattttaaaaaaaaaataagaaattataattaataataaactattaataattaaatataattattataaaaaattaaatattattattacttatttttaaattataaaactaattatataaaataaattaatttattattttagacctaaaaaaatatataatttaatttaaataaaaaaaggctataaataaaaaataacttttaaaataaagtttaaattatttaaatacttagtaatattatttaagcttattaatatattaataatattttaataaataattaataatatattataaaaatatttaaataattttataataatatatttaaataatatattaatcttcttaaaaaccttaaaaaattataaaaaatatatatataaaatattataaatactataaaatataaaattattaataaaattaataaaaagtaaattttatatttaaaaagtaaactttttaaaatatataatataattaaataaaatataaataaaaaaatttaaagtaaaaataataaaaaactaattaatattaaaaaatattaaaaatatataaagctttaaaagctttataaattattataaaaaatttattaaaagttataataaaattataatacttttaaataaacttattaaaaaaaataagtaataaaattaaaataataaaatataatatacttttaataaaattaaaaaacttattatatttaaacttattttaaaaagctttaatttaaaaaaaaaaaataaaactaaaaattaattttttaaactttactttaaaagtataaattaaataataaaataataataaaaaactatattttattatattttacttaaaaaaactttataaaataaaatttaattattttatttataataaaaatttttaataattattaatacttttaagaaatttaaatattattttataaaaagtaaatataaaattaaggtatatattaattataaaaatattttttattttataataatataataattaaataaataataaatttaataagttaaatattttttagaatttaattataaaattatttattaaaaaaaatctaaaaataaataagtaaatactttaagttaaaaaagtaattataatataaaagtacttataataataaaataactttttaagattaataaaaataataacttttaataaaaataattaaatattatattaaaagtataaaataaaaacctaatatataagaaaatctaataataagtaaaaaaaaaggttaggtttataaatatactaaaaaaatatcttataaaacctaaaattatcttaaagtattataaaaaaacctaaatacctttaaagttataaaaaaaatatattaaaaaaatacataaatatttagcttataaatactaagaaatctataaaatactaaataaaatataataataatataatcttttaagaattaagaaaataattaaaaaggttattaataaatatatataatataaaaaaagtaaagctttataatataagctatataaaaaattataattattattaatactaatataattataagaattaatagcttttaattatattataaaactattaatattaaaaaaactaataactaatataaaatataataatatatttataattataaataaacttataaagtataaatactttttattatataaaaaaataaataatataaaaaaacttatatatatatttttataaataataataagtaattataagctattaaaggaaattatattaaataaaaaaaatatatttacttctaagttttaataaatatttataatataacttaaaataaattataagttaaatattatatattatttataaataaataaataaataaaaaaattaaattaaatacttaaataatatttataatattatattaattattaataaaataattaaataaaataattatttataatataattagcttataatagcttaatattagaattaataaagtaaatattagcttatattaattataaatttaattttaaagtattttaaatataatataaaaaactataaataaaataagtaatattataagtaaataaactaaaaaaattatataaaaaaatataatataaattagaatttatataaaaaaaaataatataatattataattaaaaaaattaaaaaaattaatttttaagaaaaaaaatataatttatttactttaataaaatattaaaataatataattaaataataaattaaattataaaaaattaaaattatttattattaaaaaataaatattaataaataattataaacttttattattaaaaactataaaaaattattttataatatatattttattttttaagaaagtattaaataatatattaataaaaaaaaatattaaagttttaaataataaaaaatataaaataaaataaattctaaatataaaaataaaaaataaaatatattaatattttattaagtaaaaaaactataaatataaaaaaaatatataaaaacttataaaatacctaagaaaatactagtacttattaaagtaGTTTTactaaaaagtataaaaaatataaaaggACCTAgatttaaaaactttttacttaacctaaaaataaactaattactttttttagaaatatttattatacttaaattatttattatttaatacttataagtatttaaagtaaataaaattttatttttaatatttaattttattatattataataaaataattctaaacttttatttttaatataattttagattttttatatttaagttaattaatttataattataaaaaactaaaattaaaaattagctagctatatataaagctttaatagcttattacttacttttttcttttttaattttagttttttttattattttaataagtatattactaagaaatattattaataaaagaatataaataaaataaaagctataataatacttataaaaaaaagctattaaaatactattatataggtaattatattatatatacttattatattataatttcttatttattatataataagatttattatttttaaaataataagtataaggtatatttataaaataattaaataaatttataatactaataaaattaatatatttataattattatttttttttatatttaattttagcttaaaaatataactaaatataatattaataaaatattctaaaaaataaaagaaaaaagaaacttattaataaaaaaaaaaagctataaaattatttataaaataaaacttagatcttaaaaataaaactataaaaaaagggatattatattataatctaattatatataaaaagtaagcTATAAGTTAAGCTAgttatataagttataaagtaatataagtaaagtaaataataaattaataactaaagtaattattatatttaaattataaaaaaaactataatttatataagtaaaattataattataataataatttaaaaagaaatattataataaaaaaaataatttattataatatataaaaacttttaattttactttataaataaactttaatttcttagtttttaatattaattattatattaaataagctttacttataactttttaactctaattacttaattataatttataacctattattaatataatacttaactacttagattaattgccctaatagctttactaatataaactacaactagtttatcccttaggaaccttagccgttacaaACGGCATCTATCTCTTCTCCGACACTCCTTGAATGGATTCGGGTACTCGGCTGGATAATCTGATGTTGGTACTCTGGTGTATCAGCCGCCTACTGATGGATTTGACTTGATTCGAAGTGACATGCTGGCTGGGGAGGAGGAATCAATTTGGAATCACAAGAGGCCAACTGTGTCGATTGCGGTTTCTGGCAAAGGCACCATTCTAGGGGATGGGAAAGAGCTAGCTTTCAAGAGCGGGTTCGTTTTCTTCATTGTAATAgaaacaaggacaagaatgCGCTCTGCTGGTGCCCTGCAGATATCTGTACGCTGTTCGGAGTGCGGAAAATCCTCACGGGTAATATCGAGCTGCCATTATTCATATCTGCTTGCTTATGTTATAATCGATTGCTAGGCGCATTGAACACTCTGTTGATATATGCCATGAACACCCAAATTTATCCCAATTCAAGTCTCGGGTGCGGCAATTACATTCAGAGACGTGTCATAATACCCTGTGAGTAGGGCGAAACTAGATAATGCGTCTAGTTGGATCTGAAATGCATTATTCTTGAGTTAAAGTATGACGAACAGAAACCTGCGGCATGTACTTGTTAAAAGATATCCCTTCAATGAAACCCCCTTGCCACAGTAGTCGTCTGGTTTGTCCATTGAGCTGTAGGGCAAAAGAATCCAGTAATACCGATCACGGGCCAAATCGCCCCTAAATCCAGCTTGTAAGTGTATTCTTATTGCTCTTGGCATTCTTAAATATATGAGCAGAGCTGACTCACAAGGAAATTGAATTGTGACACGAGACGGATGACTTATTTCGTTTTAACCGTTGGTACTATTGCACAGCAGCACCTGGGCCTTGTCACATAATGCCTGACTGCTTACTATGACTGGCTTTGCAAAAACGTTCATTTTCGCTCAAAAACCCATCAAAGACTTCGTCTGTTAATACATGCAAGCAGTCTTCTCAGAGATTTCCAAAAGTAAAGGTTCACAATAGCAAAGCGGCAAGTGAGATGGATTGGGCAGCCCAGCCGTCACACGATAGCTCCTAGCCCGGGCCTCGAGGGCATGGGTATCAATGTCTAAATCTCCAAACTCACAGGGCTGTAGAAAGTGCTAAAATGCCTCACCTTTGTTCACACGGGGGCCGGCCTGTCGCCTCAGGGACCCCGGACTAACGTCTCCCGGTTGGTTCGTGTCCGATAGCTCGGCAGTCGCCCCGTCAGGAATGCCGTTTGACTCATTGCCCGTCGCCAAGCTTCCCACAGTCCGAGAACCAATAATCCATATGCCAAATTGCGTTGTTCGGCGTAATCTAGGGGGAAGCCTCTGCTGCGGCATGGATATCCTGGCCATCAAGACGGGGTCTCCATGGGTTTGGGGCCGAAAATCTGCAGGGTCCCAACGCGCTTGGTCGTGGCAGGACAGACGGCAGGGATTCAATCAAGCCATGGAGATCTTTGGGCGTTTCAACTTCATTCTCATAATGTCTGCTTTGTAATTGTGAAGCTTGTCCAGGGCCACGAGCAGTTTAGAATTCTTCCTGTCTGGTAGCGTCGGCTCACTGGGATCCCTGCGCTGATTCGGCTcctccggctccggctccggctcgTATTTCTGGATCTTTCGGCAGTAAATGTGACAGATCAAACGAATACGAATAGTTGGTTAATAATAATGCCTGTTCTCGATTTATACTTTCCCACCTTATTATATATCACGTTTGACGGGCATCGAGGAAATTTCCACGCTCAACTTCCCACCTTTGGTCGTGAAGATGTATCTTGATCATGATAAAAGTCCATAGGCTCCGCAATTTGGAGAAGGGTATCTGTCTCGCAGTCCGCGGTGATGGAGCCGGTTGAATTTGAGTTACTCAGTCTGGGGTTTGGCAGCGTCCGAAGGGGCACCGGTTGACAATCAAGACTCTTGGCATTCCAATGCCCGTTTACGCACATTTAGTAGCGTAATAGAAACCCTCTATTCGGTATATTTACTCCATTCAAGTTGCTTTCCTCCGGGCTGTTGATCCACTTGTTTCATACGCCCTAGCAACCTGGGAAATGGTTCCGTCTGTGATTTTTTGTCCCATCTCTTACTTCGCAGCTATCAAGGTTATGGGGGAAAGGACTTGATATAGCTTACTTGCCTATAGGGAGGCA harbors:
- the Tf2-12_9 gene encoding Transposon Tf2-12 polyprotein, which gives rise to MAPRETTTASGSNETREGPTTISAHDMLAEIIRLRERVQQMEEERQEQATTAATIKKDLGEILRPRAPGPYDGSPGALQGFLTQLRAYHRQFPTKMEESSAKVLHAGGCMTGVALAWFEPIMRDYLNKEKDDREEETNTIFESYDEFEKAIKKAFGTVDEARAAEYYIDGLKQKGSASDYAARFRQLASQLDWEDEPLMSAFYKGLKEEVKDELYRENRPDNLSDYIAMAVRIDDRQYQRRIQKKQGKGTWSPAKGKSYQANQRRKRDEPIAYGHTLNPGRMELDATKKDDKKEKKCYNCGKPGHFANKCKKPRKEWKPVPEGGKKQLNSTNQQKIEVTESEVEHKNLNWTFCYDDNCYVHMSSKQERGWFPKEPRKPKKKIMNFIGNGLQVAKQLVQEDLDEQSMEKRTLAMTGRKELHEPKSPEYLDEDSHQEILDWVRQQAEARKNRREQQYREEQDAQILTTFDEPEDRVREMSVDDDNAILDTPEASEDERSEEETPARLTATQEQAVQRYFPAPTGKHFAIPILAVDTTTAMENQTLWFPEGEKEDDPRLSPRHAEHTRLAWASCAFAMCQAHFQTKARLDAFPIRMKGYPIKAPYFRWELLEWRVKIINNDQTMILEPDSNTPIKCRAHTDPTDNGRSDKMVLDAEVMGHRVRILVDSGAMGNYISPRVVNRYQLPWKHKEAPYELTDIEGKLFAYNDGIINQETDHLEVQIQSHSEVIQLDVMDVSEHDLVLGYPWLWESNPLINWRTGQLKWNETSGQQNQQNSEERTKFRHNLAHEQSSEEKEPSSKLSKDQRQQTSGRKAVKTIGSTVTTSTALQTGIRTTISNKKTKAKIRKVIATLRKDLANTNKKLEGEKRNENDKDDKSPITKEERLKNIPKEYRKYEKLFAEELETGLPEHSQWDHQIELIDGKSTTFHKIYNLNARELETLREYIDEMLAKGYIRASTSEAGYPVMFVPKKNGKLRLVVDYRRLNAITMKDRTPLPLISELRDRLHGMNWFTALDLKGAYNLIRIKKGHEWKTAFRTKFGLFEYLVMPFGLTNAPATFQRMINSVLRKYLDNFVVVYLDDILIFSKTLEDHKRHVHKVLQALQDAKLLVEPAKSKFHTQEVDFLGHTIRPNEIRMEKTKIEAVRNWPTPKNVKDIQSFRGFANYYRRFIKSYGEIAAPLDELTKKDKQWNWNDEAQCAFDKIKELITSEPVLRTFDPEKETELETDSSDFALGAQVGQRDDDGKLHPIAFYSKKLHGAELNYPIYDKEFLAIINAFKEFRHYLMGSKHKVKVYTDHKNISHFATTQQLNGRQIRWAEYLSEFDYEIIHRKGSENGRADALSRRSDYDTGVPTATGPLLEINKNGNFQQKQLNAILKVQKEDPVYGKIHQWATDNIQHIGDVPTGCTCHPGGVPMYGEKIWIPPELQEECIKEMHEHPVYGHQGIRKTLDKIRRQYDFSGIKKMVEKVVNECIQCGKSKASRHKPYGELQPLPVPTRPWESIAFDHITKLPMSKEPMTNVEYDSIFVVTDRLTKYGYFLPYREASNAEELAYVFLRTIASNHGLPEEIISDRGSTFTSKFWQALMAQLGTNHKLSTAYHPQTDGQTERLNQTLEQYLRCYINHQQDDWVKWLPTAQLAYNSSISESTKQTPAYANYGFNPEVFRTQREGPQAERAMLQADELKRLHEEMRHELEFVRNRMAQYHNRKRSKGPIFGEGDMVYLLRRNIKTTRPSDKLDYKKLGPFAIKKRISTNNYELSLPKTMRNHPIVHISLLEKAPNNAPAEEDIEVMNETEYEVERILDMRTRNKTRQYLIKWKSYGDEENTWEPTEHLKNCQHLLRQYHQQHSTRHPQTQRSNPTRQ